The following nucleotide sequence is from Phycisphaera sp..
GGCGCGGCGGCCGAACTGGCCCACGCCACCATCACGGGCAACACCTCCGACTGCCAGGGCGGCGACGTCGCGGTCGGCGACGGCGGATCGCTGGCCCTGCGCAACGCCATCGTCCGCGGCGACATCGACGCGGCGGTCATCGACGCGCTCTACAGCAACGTCACCGGCGGGCTGCCCGGCGAGGGCAACATCGACGCCGAGCCCGCCTACGCCGACGGCCTGCGGCTCGCCAGCGGCTCGCCGGGCGTGGACGCGGGCGCGGTCGCCCTGATCCCCGGCGACGCGTTCGACCTGGACGGCGACGGCGTCTTCTTTGAGCCTCTGCCGCTGGACCTCGACGGCGGGCCGCGCCAGGCGGACGACCCGGCCACGCCCGACACCGGCGCCGGGCCCGCGCCGATCCCCGACATGGGGGCCTACGAGCTGGCCGCCACCCCGTGCCTGGCCGACTTCGACGGCGACGGCCAGCTCACCCTCTTCGACTTCCTCGCGTTCCAGAACGCGTTCGACGCGGGCGAGTTTCGGGCCGACCTGGACGGTGATGGCGAGCTGACCATCTTCGACTTCCTCGTGTTCCAGAACGCCTTCGACGCGGGCTGCGAGTGATCGGACCAATCGGACACGGCCGCCAGCGATGATCGGGTTCTAGAAGGCAAATCGGCCCCCACGGGCTCCCAGCCCGGGCCGGACACGACCGCCGGCCTGCCCGGACATGACCACCGGGGCCCCGGACGTGACCACCGGGGCCCCGGACACGACCACCGGGGCCCCGGACACGACCACCGGGGGCCCGGTCATGGCCACCGGGGCCCCGGACATGGCCACCGGGGCCCCGGACACGACCACCGGGGGCCCGGGCGAGACACCCGGGCCCCCGGCTCTACACTGCCCCCCACCCGTCCCGAGCCCCGCCGGAGGATCCATGGCCAGCCCGACCAACACGCCCCCCACCAACCCCCACTACCCCCACTACCCCATCGACGAGACCCACAACCCCAAGCTGGAGAGCTGGGTCGAGAGCGCCAACGACCCGGGGACGGACTTTCCGATCCAGAATCTGCCGCTGTGCCGCTTCGCACCGCCCGGCGAGTGGGGCCTGTGCGACCATCTTGGCGTCAGGATCGGAGACAGCATTCTCGACTTGTCGGAGGTCGCCAATCAGGTCGCAATCCACTCGGACTCGGGCGGGCAAGCCGAAGCGGAGATCTACGACGGCGAGAACGAATCGCAGCTCTTCGCCGAGTGGTCGGGACCATTCGGTCGCAGGATTCGCAAGCGCGTCCAAGAGATCCTCGGCACATCGATCGACGCCGAGACCCGCAAGAAGCTCGAATCGCACCTGCACGACGTAAAGGAGTGCGAGTTCGATCCTCCGGCGACCATCCACGACTACACCGACTTCTACGCCTCGCTCTACCACGCCACCAGCGTCGGCAGCATGTTCCGGCCCGACAACCCCATCCTGCCCAACTACAAGCACATCCCCATCGGCTACCACGGCCGGGCGTCGAGCATCGTGCCCAGCGGCACCGAGGTGCGTCGGCCCGTCGGCCAGCAGGCGCCCGCCGAGGACGGCGGCAGCCCAAGCTTCGGGCCTTGTAAGCTGCTCGACTACGAATTGGAGATGGGCGTGGTCGTCGGGCGAGGCAACGAGCTGGGCGAGACGATCGACATCGCCGACGCCGAGCAGCACATGCTCGGCCTGTGCCTGGTCAACGACTGGTCGGCCCGCGACCTGCAGAAGTGGGAGTACCAGCCGCTGGGCCCGTTCCTGGCCAAGAGCTTCGCGACGACGGTGAGCCCCTACATCGTGACGATGGAGGCGCTCGCGCCGTTCCGCGTGCCCGCCTTCGAGAGGGACGCGGGCGATCCGTCGCCGCTGCCGTATCTTTCGAGCGAGAGCAACAGCACCGCGGGTGGTTTTGATATCACGCTCGAGGTGTACCTCGCCAGCGAGCAGATGCGAGCCAAGAACATGGACCCCATCAAGCTGAGTAGCGGCAACTTCAAGGACATGTACTGGACCCTCGCCCAGATGCTCACCCACCACAGCTCCAACGGCTGCAACATGCAGCCCGGCGACCTGCTCGCGTCGGGAACAGTCTCGGGTAAGACGCGCAACAGCCGCGGCTGCCTCTTGGAACTCACCTGGAACGGCGACGCCTTCGCCAATCCCCCCATGCTCGTGCCGGGCACCGACCGCACGCCCATCACCCTGCCCACCGGCGAAGAACGCAAGTTCCTGGCCGACGGCGACGAAGTCATCATCAAGGGCTACTGCGAACGCGAGGGCTTCCGCCGCATCGGCTTCGGCGAGTGCCGGGGGATCATCACGCCGGCGAGGAGCGTGTAAGAGCGCGTCTTGCACTTCACGAGCCCCTTGCGCGAGCGAGGGGAATGGATGTTCGAGCGTCTATTCCCCTCGCTCGCGCAAGGGGCTCGTTATTTACGCAGCTGCCCAAACCGCCATGGCTTCTCCGCCGCCCGCACGCTTGGCACGCCAGCGAACCCCGAGACCTTCTCGGCCCGCTCGACCGACACGATCGCGTCCGGAGCGATACGCGCGACCTTTTCCATGACATCGGGCACGATCTTCCGCCGCACGGCCAGGAAGACCATCTCGACCGGGCCCTCGCGCGTGAAGCCGCCACCGCCGCCCTCGCCGTCGACGCGGGTGGTGTGATAGCCCTTGCGCCGCAGGCGTTCGGCCAGAAGCAATTCGGGGCGTGGGTTGATGACCCGGATCACACGCCAGCCAATGGCAAGGCGTTGCTCGATCTCCATGCCGATGAGCGTGCCCACGGCGAAGCCCGCGCCGTAGGCGACCAGGGCGACGACGCTGTCGATGTGCTGGATGGCTTTGCCCACGGCCACCATCCAGATCATGACCTCGAAGAAGCCCAGGATGGCCGACGCGTAGCGGTGCCCGTTCATCACCATGATCATGCGGACCGTGCCGATGGGCACGTCGAGCAGGCGGGCGCTGAAGATAAGCAGCAGGACGTACCATTCGGGCATGGGTGGGGTCTCCGGGAAGCCCGAATCTTCCCATCATCCATGCCCGCGATCAAGCGACTTGCCTAGCTAGGGCAGGCTGTCGTA
It contains:
- the fahA gene encoding fumarylacetoacetase, which translates into the protein MASPTNTPPTNPHYPHYPIDETHNPKLESWVESANDPGTDFPIQNLPLCRFAPPGEWGLCDHLGVRIGDSILDLSEVANQVAIHSDSGGQAEAEIYDGENESQLFAEWSGPFGRRIRKRVQEILGTSIDAETRKKLESHLHDVKECEFDPPATIHDYTDFYASLYHATSVGSMFRPDNPILPNYKHIPIGYHGRASSIVPSGTEVRRPVGQQAPAEDGGSPSFGPCKLLDYELEMGVVVGRGNELGETIDIADAEQHMLGLCLVNDWSARDLQKWEYQPLGPFLAKSFATTVSPYIVTMEALAPFRVPAFERDAGDPSPLPYLSSESNSTAGGFDITLEVYLASEQMRAKNMDPIKLSSGNFKDMYWTLAQMLTHHSSNGCNMQPGDLLASGTVSGKTRNSRGCLLELTWNGDAFANPPMLVPGTDRTPITLPTGEERKFLADGDEVIIKGYCEREGFRRIGFGECRGIITPARSV
- a CDS encoding DUF5698 domain-containing protein; the protein is MPEWYVLLLIFSARLLDVPIGTVRMIMVMNGHRYASAILGFFEVMIWMVAVGKAIQHIDSVVALVAYGAGFAVGTLIGMEIEQRLAIGWRVIRVINPRPELLLAERLRRKGYHTTRVDGEGGGGGFTREGPVEMVFLAVRRKIVPDVMEKVARIAPDAIVSVERAEKVSGFAGVPSVRAAEKPWRFGQLRK